Proteins encoded together in one Janthinobacterium tructae window:
- a CDS encoding hydantoinase B/oxoprolinase family protein: protein MDWQFWIDRGGTFTDIVARRPDGSLATYKLLSENPGQYRDAALAGMRRLMGIAAGAPLPVDQVGAIKMGTTVATNALLERKGEPTVLAITRGFRDALRIAYQNRPQLFARQIILPELLYGEVIDIDERMGAHGEVVTPLDESAARTALAQAHARGVRAIAIVLMHGYRYHAHEARVAQLAREAGFTQVSVSHEVSPMMKLVARGDTTVVDAYLSPILRRYVDQLAMELPGVHLQFMQSNGGLTDARAFQGKDSILSGPAGGIVGMVRASALAGFDKVIGFDMGGTSTDVSHYAGEFERVFETQIAGVRMRAPMMSIHTVAAGGGSILHFDGARYKVGPDSAGANPGPASYRRGGPLAVTDCNVMLGKLQPAFFPRVFGPDADEALDAATVRAQFEALARTVDSTPEQVAEGYVAIAVGNMANAIKQISVQRGHDVTEYTLTSFGGAGGQHACLVADALGMRTVFIHSLAGVMSAYGMGLADQSAMREQAVEAALGADLAADFVQLGELARGDLLRQGVELDRIALVQRVHLRYEGTDTALVVLFDTLTGMQAQFEAAYKKRFSFLMPARALIVEAISVEAIGASDAPAVATPAHAPRAGALAPLATVAMYCAGAWRDSGLYGADSLRPGDAIDGPAIVSDANATTVIEPGWRADVTAHGHLILRRVVALPERRAIGTDADPVMLEIFNNLFMSIAEQMGLRLQNTAHSVNIKERLDFSCAIFDAQGQLIANAPHMPVHLGSMGESIRTVMTRNAGAMRPGDVFMLNDPYHGGTHLPDVTVISPVFDAAGVAILFYVGSRGHHADIGGTTPGSMPPDSTRIEEEGVLIDNFKLVDGATGVMREDATLALLAGASWPARKPQQNLADLRAQVAANQKGAEELHKMVAHFGLPVVQAYMGHVQDNAEEAVRRVITTLKDGSYALALDNGAQIQVAIRVDVAARSATIDFTGTSAQLPNNFNAPSAVCMAAVLYVFRTLVDDDIPLNAGCLKPLSVIIPPGSMLNPQYPASVVSGNVETSTCITNALYGALGAMAASQGTMNNFTFGSEKYQYYETISGGSGAGPGFDGTDVVQTNMTNSRLTDPEILEWRFPVRLDSYSIRAGSGGAGRWHGGNGGVRRVRFLAPMTAAILSNNRIHPPFGMDGGAPGALGRNYVERADGTVEHLAHIGKTEMQAGDLFVIETPGGGGYGKTE from the coding sequence ATGGATTGGCAATTCTGGATCGACCGGGGCGGCACCTTTACGGACATCGTGGCGCGCCGTCCTGACGGCAGCCTGGCCACCTACAAGCTGCTGTCGGAGAACCCGGGCCAGTACCGCGACGCGGCGCTGGCCGGCATGCGCCGGCTGATGGGCATTGCAGCCGGCGCGCCGCTGCCCGTGGATCAGGTGGGCGCCATCAAGATGGGCACGACGGTGGCCACCAATGCGCTGCTCGAACGCAAGGGCGAGCCCACCGTGCTGGCCATCACGCGCGGTTTTCGCGACGCCTTGCGGATCGCCTACCAGAACCGCCCGCAGCTGTTCGCGCGCCAGATCATCTTGCCGGAACTGCTGTACGGCGAGGTGATCGACATCGATGAAAGGATGGGCGCGCATGGCGAGGTGGTCACGCCGCTCGACGAGTCGGCTGCGCGTACGGCGCTGGCACAGGCGCATGCGCGCGGTGTGCGCGCCATCGCCATCGTGCTGATGCACGGCTACCGCTACCACGCGCACGAGGCGCGGGTGGCGCAGCTGGCGCGCGAAGCCGGTTTTACGCAGGTCTCCGTGTCGCACGAGGTCAGCCCCATGATGAAATTGGTGGCGCGCGGCGACACCACGGTGGTCGACGCCTATCTGTCGCCGATTCTGCGCCGCTACGTCGACCAGCTGGCGATGGAGCTGCCCGGCGTGCACCTGCAATTCATGCAGTCGAACGGCGGCTTGACCGATGCGCGCGCCTTCCAGGGCAAGGACAGCATTTTGTCCGGCCCCGCCGGCGGCATCGTCGGCATGGTGCGCGCCAGCGCGCTGGCCGGTTTCGATAAAGTCATCGGCTTCGACATGGGCGGCACCTCGACGGACGTGTCGCATTACGCGGGCGAATTCGAACGCGTGTTCGAGACGCAGATCGCCGGCGTGCGCATGCGCGCGCCCATGATGAGCATCCACACGGTGGCCGCCGGCGGCGGCTCGATCCTGCACTTCGACGGCGCCCGCTACAAGGTGGGGCCGGACAGCGCGGGCGCCAACCCCGGCCCCGCCAGCTACCGGCGCGGCGGCCCGCTGGCCGTCACCGACTGCAACGTCATGCTGGGCAAGCTGCAGCCAGCCTTCTTCCCCCGCGTTTTCGGCCCCGACGCCGACGAAGCGCTGGACGCGGCCACCGTGCGCGCCCAGTTCGAAGCGCTGGCCCGCACGGTAGATAGCACGCCGGAACAGGTGGCCGAAGGCTATGTCGCCATCGCCGTGGGGAACATGGCCAACGCCATCAAGCAGATTTCCGTGCAGCGCGGTCATGACGTCACCGAATATACGCTTACCAGCTTTGGCGGCGCGGGTGGCCAGCATGCCTGCCTGGTGGCCGACGCGCTGGGCATGCGCACGGTCTTCATCCATAGCCTGGCGGGCGTGATGTCGGCCTACGGCATGGGACTGGCCGACCAGAGCGCCATGCGCGAGCAGGCCGTCGAGGCGGCACTGGGCGCGGATCTGGCCGCCGATTTTGTGCAACTGGGCGAGCTGGCGCGGGGCGACTTGCTGCGCCAGGGCGTGGAGCTTGACCGCATCGCACTGGTGCAGCGCGTGCACCTGCGCTATGAGGGCACGGATACTGCCCTCGTCGTGCTGTTCGATACGCTAACGGGCATGCAGGCGCAGTTCGAAGCGGCGTACAAAAAGCGCTTTTCCTTTTTGATGCCGGCGCGCGCCTTGATCGTCGAAGCCATTTCCGTGGAAGCCATCGGCGCGTCCGACGCGCCGGCAGTAGCCACGCCGGCCCATGCGCCACGTGCGGGCGCGCTGGCGCCTTTGGCGACGGTGGCCATGTACTGCGCCGGCGCGTGGCGCGACAGCGGCCTGTATGGCGCGGATAGCCTGCGTCCCGGCGACGCCATCGATGGCCCGGCCATCGTCAGCGATGCCAACGCCACCACCGTGATCGAGCCGGGCTGGCGCGCGGACGTGACGGCGCACGGCCATCTGATCTTGCGCAGAGTCGTCGCCTTGCCGGAGCGGCGCGCCATCGGGACGGATGCCGACCCCGTGATGCTGGAAATCTTCAATAACCTCTTCATGTCGATTGCCGAGCAAATGGGCCTGCGCCTGCAAAATACGGCCCATTCCGTCAACATCAAGGAGCGGCTCGATTTCAGCTGCGCCATCTTCGACGCGCAAGGCCAGTTGATCGCGAATGCGCCGCACATGCCCGTGCACCTCGGTTCCATGGGCGAGAGTATCCGCACCGTCATGACGCGCAACGCGGGCGCCATGCGGCCCGGCGACGTTTTCATGCTGAACGATCCGTATCACGGCGGCACGCATCTGCCCGACGTGACGGTGATTTCACCCGTCTTCGATGCAGCGGGCGTGGCCATCCTGTTTTACGTGGGTTCGCGCGGCCATCATGCCGATATCGGCGGTACGACACCGGGCTCGATGCCGCCCGATTCGACGCGCATCGAGGAAGAGGGCGTGTTGATCGACAATTTCAAGCTGGTCGACGGCGCCACTGGCGTGATGCGCGAAGACGCAACCCTGGCCCTGCTGGCGGGCGCCAGCTGGCCGGCGCGTAAGCCGCAGCAGAATTTGGCCGACCTGCGCGCCCAGGTGGCGGCCAACCAGAAGGGGGCCGAAGAACTGCACAAGATGGTCGCGCATTTCGGTTTGCCGGTCGTGCAAGCCTACATGGGCCACGTGCAGGACAATGCCGAGGAAGCCGTGCGCCGGGTCATCACGACCCTGAAAGATGGCAGCTACGCTTTGGCGCTGGACAACGGCGCGCAGATCCAGGTGGCGATCAGGGTCGACGTGGCGGCACGCAGCGCCACCATCGACTTTACGGGCACGTCCGCCCAGCTGCCGAACAACTTCAACGCGCCGTCCGCCGTCTGCATGGCGGCCGTGCTGTACGTGTTCCGTACCCTGGTCGACGACGACATTCCCCTGAACGCGGGCTGCCTGAAGCCTTTGAGCGTGATCATCCCGCCCGGCTCCATGCTCAATCCGCAGTACCCGGCCTCGGTCGTCTCGGGCAATGTGGAAACCTCGACCTGTATCACCAACGCCCTGTATGGCGCGCTGGGGGCGATGGCCGCTTCGCAGGGGACGATGAACAATTTCACGTTCGGCAGCGAAAAGTACCAGTATTACGAGACGATATCGGGCGGCTCGGGCGCCGGTCCCGGCTTCGACGGCACGGATGTGGTGCAGACGAACATGACCAATTCGCGCCTGACCGACCCGGAAATTCTGGAATGGCGCTTCCCCGTGCGGCTGGACAGCTACAGCATCCGCGCCGGTTCGGGCGGGGCGGGGCGCTGGCACGGCGGCAATGGCGGCGTGCGCCGGGTGCGCTTTTTGGCGCCGATGACGGCGGCGATCCTGTCGAACAACCGTATCCATCCTCCTTTCGGCATGGACGGCGGCGCGCCGGGCGCGCTGGGACGCAACTATGTGGAGCGGGCGGACGGCACGGTGGAGCATCTGGCGCATATCGGCAAGACCGAGATGCAAGCAGGCGACCTCTTTGTCATCGAAACGCCGGGCGGTGGCGGTTACGGTAAAACGGAATAG
- a CDS encoding AraC family transcriptional regulator, with protein MSTLSTQIPPQDEIAALISRHAPRNGDYATAIGNLTFHRQSSVTESLFHAARPSVAIIAQGAKDVTLGTETFHYSRMQYLLTSVDLPVQVRVAQASEEQPHLCVVLGIDIADVAALLDSESTSGAAGSAQQKILPATRGISVSDVSPELLDAMLRLVRLLDKPGEIAALAPLIRRELTYRLLNGPVGARLRHMALASSQSHQVGQAIDWIKHHYAQPLRIEHLAGMANMSMSSLHHHFKAITAMTPMQYQKLLRLQEARRLMLVEQIDAGTAGYRVGYASESQFSREYSRQFGRAPMRDVGQVRAQLSGANGGTAYSVLP; from the coding sequence ATGTCCACCCTGTCCACACAGATCCCCCCGCAAGATGAAATCGCCGCCCTGATCAGCCGCCACGCGCCGCGCAATGGCGACTACGCCACGGCCATCGGCAACCTGACGTTTCACCGCCAGTCCTCGGTCACGGAATCGCTGTTCCATGCGGCGCGCCCCAGCGTGGCCATCATCGCGCAGGGGGCGAAAGACGTCACATTGGGCACGGAAACCTTCCATTACAGCCGCATGCAGTATCTGCTGACCTCCGTCGACCTGCCGGTGCAGGTGCGCGTGGCGCAAGCGAGCGAAGAACAGCCGCATTTATGCGTGGTGCTGGGCATCGACATCGCCGACGTGGCGGCGCTGCTCGACAGTGAAAGCACCAGCGGCGCAGCTGGCAGCGCGCAGCAGAAAATCCTGCCCGCCACGCGCGGCATATCCGTCAGCGACGTCTCGCCCGAGCTGCTCGATGCCATGCTGCGCCTCGTGCGCCTGCTCGACAAACCGGGGGAAATCGCCGCGCTGGCGCCCTTGATCCGCCGCGAACTGACCTACCGCCTGCTCAATGGCCCCGTCGGCGCGCGCCTGCGCCACATGGCGCTGGCCAGCAGCCAGTCGCACCAGGTGGGGCAAGCCATCGACTGGATCAAGCACCATTACGCGCAGCCGCTGCGCATCGAGCACCTGGCCGGCATGGCGAACATGAGCATGTCGTCGCTGCACCACCACTTCAAGGCGATTACGGCGATGACGCCGATGCAGTACCAGAAGCTGCTGCGCCTGCAGGAAGCGCGGCGCCTCATGTTGGTCGAGCAGATCGACGCCGGCACGGCCGGCTACCGGGTTGGCTACGCCAGCGAATCGCAGTTCAGCCGCGAATACAGCCGCCAGTTTGGCCGCGCGCCCATGCGCGACGTGGGCCAGGTGCGCGCGCAACTGAGCGGCGCCAATGGCGGCACGGCCTATTCCGTTTTACCGTAA
- a CDS encoding NAD(P)-dependent alcohol dehydrogenase produces MTTIAKGYAALGPTSALQPFTFERRAPREDDVAISIKYCGVCHSDIHQARDEWGGAAFPMVPGHEIAGVVTAVGANVTKFKVGDHVGVGCFVDSCTTCKTRNVDLEQYMPGLIQTYNGVEADGKTATQGGYSDSIVVKEGYVLSIPDNLPLDAAAPLLCAGITLYSPLNHWKAGPGKQVAILGMGGLGHMGVKIAHAMGAEVTVLSQTLSKREDGLRLGANHYYATNDAETFTKLAGTFDLIICTVGASIDWNQYINLLKVDGSMVIVGIPDGAVPPISAFGLVGARRSLSGSMIGSIKETQEMLDFCGKHNIVSDIEIIRIQDINEAFERVVKSDVRYRFVIDMASL; encoded by the coding sequence ATGACCACCATCGCCAAAGGCTACGCCGCACTGGGCCCGACTTCCGCACTGCAACCGTTCACGTTCGAGCGCCGCGCCCCGCGCGAAGACGACGTGGCCATCTCGATCAAATACTGTGGCGTATGCCATTCCGACATCCACCAGGCGCGCGATGAATGGGGCGGCGCCGCCTTCCCGATGGTGCCCGGCCATGAAATCGCCGGCGTCGTCACGGCCGTTGGCGCCAATGTGACCAAGTTCAAGGTGGGCGACCACGTGGGCGTGGGCTGCTTCGTCGACTCGTGCACCACCTGCAAGACGCGCAACGTGGACCTGGAACAGTACATGCCTGGCCTGATCCAGACCTACAATGGCGTCGAAGCCGATGGCAAGACGGCCACGCAGGGCGGCTACTCGGACAGCATCGTCGTCAAGGAAGGCTATGTGCTGTCGATTCCCGACAACCTGCCGCTGGACGCCGCCGCGCCGCTGCTGTGCGCCGGCATCACCCTGTATTCGCCGCTGAACCACTGGAAAGCCGGCCCTGGCAAGCAGGTCGCCATCCTGGGCATGGGTGGCCTGGGCCACATGGGCGTCAAGATTGCCCACGCCATGGGCGCTGAAGTGACGGTGCTGAGCCAGACCCTGTCGAAGCGCGAAGACGGCCTGCGCCTGGGCGCGAACCACTACTACGCCACCAACGACGCGGAAACGTTTACAAAGCTGGCTGGCACCTTTGATTTGATCATCTGCACCGTGGGTGCGTCCATCGACTGGAACCAGTACATCAACCTGTTGAAAGTCGATGGCAGCATGGTCATCGTCGGCATCCCCGACGGCGCCGTGCCGCCGATCAGCGCCTTCGGCCTGGTGGGCGCGCGCCGCAGCCTGTCCGGCTCCATGATCGGTTCGATCAAGGAAACCCAGGAAATGCTGGATTTCTGCGGCAAGCACAATATTGTGTCGGACATCGAGATCATCCGCATCCAGGATATCAATGAGGCGTTTGAGCGCGTAGTGAAGAGCGATGTGCGCTATCGCTTCGTGATCGACATGGCCTCTTTGTAA
- a CDS encoding membrane-bound PQQ-dependent dehydrogenase, glucose/quinate/shikimate family has product MDTTTKNGAAAIPAVSRGKRIALAVFGIFLIFSGLTLAAGGIELITLGGSWYYLPAGLGLILSGALYLRRKPMTSAVIAALVIATLVWAVWEIGFAFWPMVPRLAPFLVIGLLAALLHPWLTGPRHTGQSRGFAALLAVVLAAGFASMFKPHGVLDATAQPQQDAVTAINDGSANWAHYGYGPKGTRFAPYTQIDKANVDQLQVAWSYRTGEVAEGASEAQNTPLQIGDTIYTCTPTSKVIALDADTGKQRWSFDPKPANIKTWNRCRGVGYYEPAKVTKPFQFEGMQAARAPVAGVCAKRIVQVTMDARLIEIDAQTGKQCERFGDKGSVDLTVGLGKVKMNVPYYAYTSAPTVARNLIILGGWVFDGRSTDEPSGVVRAYSADTGELVWAWDLGNPAITKLPPEGQTYTRSTPNMWSAPAFDDALGLVYLPTGNEQPDFWGGKRPPLTEKYASAIVALDMATGRERWTYQTVHHDIWDYDVAAQPALYDVPDGKGGTIPALVQLTKRGQIFMLDRRTGKPIADVVEKAVPQEHAAGDWVSKTQPYSTGMPALGADTLTERDMWGATFFDQLACRISFRKLNYQGEFTAPSTRETLIYPGYYGGFNWGGAAVDESNGYMFVNDIRMPQVVKLVPRETVDVAKLTAGHGVGSTYPMDGTPFVIDHKAFNSPLGIPCQSPPWGVFAAIDLKTRTKVWERPAGTVQDAVIHGVRARLPIPLGMPTLGGGMSTASGLVFYAGTQDYYLRAMDIATGREVWKARMPVGSQGTPMTYVSPRSGRQYVVVVAGGARQSPDRGDYVIAYALPKTQ; this is encoded by the coding sequence ATGGACACTACAACAAAGAATGGAGCGGCGGCGATCCCGGCGGTCTCCAGGGGCAAGCGCATTGCGCTGGCGGTTTTCGGCATTTTCCTTATATTTTCCGGCCTCACCCTGGCGGCGGGCGGCATCGAACTGATCACCCTCGGCGGTTCCTGGTACTACCTGCCGGCCGGACTCGGCCTGATATTGTCTGGCGCGCTGTATTTGCGCCGCAAACCGATGACCAGTGCCGTCATCGCCGCGCTGGTCATCGCCACCCTGGTCTGGGCCGTGTGGGAAATCGGGTTCGCGTTCTGGCCCATGGTGCCGCGCCTGGCGCCGTTCCTCGTCATCGGCCTGCTGGCCGCCTTGCTGCATCCATGGCTGACGGGGCCTAGGCACACGGGGCAGTCGCGCGGTTTCGCCGCGCTGCTTGCCGTCGTGCTGGCAGCCGGTTTCGCCTCCATGTTCAAGCCGCATGGCGTGCTGGATGCCACCGCGCAGCCGCAGCAGGATGCCGTGACGGCCATCAATGACGGCAGCGCCAACTGGGCGCATTACGGCTATGGGCCGAAGGGCACGCGCTTCGCGCCGTACACGCAGATCGACAAGGCCAATGTCGACCAGTTGCAGGTGGCCTGGAGCTACCGCACGGGCGAGGTGGCCGAAGGCGCGTCCGAAGCGCAGAATACGCCGCTGCAGATCGGCGACACCATCTATACATGCACGCCGACCAGCAAAGTGATTGCGCTCGACGCGGATACGGGCAAGCAGCGCTGGAGCTTCGACCCGAAGCCGGCCAACATCAAGACCTGGAACCGCTGCCGGGGCGTCGGCTACTATGAGCCGGCGAAAGTGACAAAACCGTTCCAGTTCGAGGGCATGCAGGCGGCCAGAGCGCCGGTGGCGGGCGTGTGCGCCAAGCGCATCGTGCAAGTGACCATGGATGCGCGCCTGATCGAGATCGATGCGCAGACTGGCAAGCAGTGCGAGCGTTTCGGCGACAAGGGCTCCGTCGACCTGACGGTCGGCCTGGGCAAGGTCAAGATGAATGTACCGTACTACGCCTACACGTCGGCGCCCACAGTGGCGCGCAACCTGATCATCCTTGGCGGCTGGGTCTTTGACGGCCGCTCCACCGATGAACCATCGGGCGTCGTGCGCGCCTACAGCGCCGACACGGGGGAACTGGTGTGGGCCTGGGACCTGGGCAATCCGGCCATCACCAAGCTGCCGCCGGAAGGGCAGACCTACACGCGCAGTACGCCGAACATGTGGTCGGCGCCCGCTTTTGATGATGCACTGGGCCTGGTGTACCTGCCGACGGGGAATGAGCAACCCGACTTCTGGGGCGGCAAGCGTCCGCCGCTGACGGAAAAATACGCGTCGGCCATCGTCGCCCTCGACATGGCCACGGGCCGCGAACGCTGGACATATCAAACCGTCCACCACGATATCTGGGATTACGACGTCGCCGCGCAGCCGGCCCTGTACGATGTCCCGGACGGCAAGGGCGGCACAATCCCCGCGCTGGTGCAGCTGACCAAGCGTGGCCAGATCTTCATGCTGGACCGCCGCACGGGCAAACCGATTGCCGATGTGGTGGAAAAAGCCGTGCCGCAGGAGCACGCGGCCGGCGACTGGGTGTCAAAAACGCAGCCATACTCCACCGGCATGCCGGCCCTCGGTGCGGATACGCTGACGGAGCGCGACATGTGGGGCGCCACCTTCTTCGACCAGCTGGCGTGCCGCATCAGCTTCCGCAAGCTCAATTACCAGGGCGAGTTCACGGCGCCCAGCACCCGCGAAACGCTGATTTACCCGGGCTACTACGGTGGCTTCAACTGGGGCGGCGCGGCCGTCGATGAAAGCAATGGCTATATGTTCGTCAACGACATCCGCATGCCGCAAGTGGTCAAGCTGGTGCCGCGCGAAACGGTGGACGTGGCCAAGCTGACGGCTGGCCACGGCGTGGGCAGCACCTATCCGATGGACGGCACGCCGTTCGTCATCGACCACAAGGCCTTCAATTCGCCGCTGGGCATTCCCTGCCAAAGCCCGCCCTGGGGCGTGTTTGCCGCCATCGACCTGAAAACCCGCACGAAAGTGTGGGAGCGTCCGGCCGGCACGGTGCAGGACGCCGTCATCCACGGCGTGCGCGCGCGCCTGCCCATCCCGCTGGGCATGCCGACCCTGGGCGGCGGCATGAGCACGGCGTCAGGCCTGGTGTTTTATGCGGGCACGCAGGATTACTATCTGCGCGCCATGGATATCGCCACGGGCCGTGAAGTGTGGAAAGCGCGCATGCCCGTCGGTTCGCAAGGCACGCCGATGACGTATGTGTCGCCCAGGTCGGGCCGCCAGTACGTCGTGGTGGTGGCGGGCGGCGCCCGCCAGAGTCCGGACCGGGGAGATTACGTGATAGCATACGCGCTTCCCAAGACACAGTAA
- a CDS encoding TetR/AcrR family transcriptional regulator: MSQLRTVRASPSTRSEERRRKLLVAAADLFLASGYDGVSMDAIVAVAGGSKATAYRYFGSKQELLVAVVEYLCADFIIALRQLDTSQVGLEQGLQLILDELVAVVTSPRHVDFYRLVVTGAAAVPAVGLTWYEHGPQVWHALILRLLEQQRAQGRIAPDTSFSNLPQILFDAVFSHLTTRTVMLGQGGDAATFRPLIAELIELVVARVARRSD, encoded by the coding sequence ATGTCCCAGTTGCGCACCGTTCGAGCTTCCCCGAGTACCCGAAGCGAGGAGCGGCGGCGCAAGCTGCTGGTGGCGGCAGCGGATCTCTTTCTCGCCTCCGGCTACGATGGCGTCAGCATGGACGCCATCGTGGCCGTGGCGGGCGGCTCGAAAGCCACCGCCTACCGCTACTTCGGCAGCAAGCAGGAGCTGCTGGTGGCGGTGGTCGAATATCTGTGCGCCGACTTCATCATCGCGCTGCGCCAGCTCGATACCTCGCAAGTCGGCCTGGAACAGGGCTTGCAGCTGATCCTCGATGAACTGGTGGCCGTCGTCACCAGTCCCCGCCACGTGGATTTCTACCGCCTCGTCGTCACGGGCGCCGCCGCCGTGCCGGCCGTGGGCCTGACCTGGTACGAGCACGGCCCGCAAGTGTGGCACGCATTGATTCTGCGTCTGCTGGAGCAGCAGCGCGCCCAAGGCCGCATCGCGCCCGATACTTCGTTTTCCAACCTGCCGCAGATCCTGTTCGATGCTGTCTTCTCGCACCTGACCACGCGCACCGTCATGCTGGGGCAGGGCGGCGATGCAGCCACGTTCCGGCCGTTGATTGCGGAGTTGATTGAACTGGTGGTGGCGAGGGTGGCGCGTAGGTCGGATTAG
- a CDS encoding MarR family winged helix-turn-helix transcriptional regulator has protein sequence MKLGLGTQLRHLIELLDGAVEQAYVEAGLDYRPRYTPVMRVLAEQPSATIGELAAVAGLTQPAATQTVALMVKKGLLTVAAGGEDGRQRVVRLSAAGAAMLPRLRVCWLATKSAADSLDAELAFPLSTCLAQAIAVLETRSFGARIRDGRPLPDTRSDAGTATPDAKSE, from the coding sequence ATGAAACTTGGACTCGGCACACAATTACGACATCTCATCGAACTGCTGGACGGCGCGGTCGAGCAGGCCTACGTGGAAGCGGGGCTCGATTACCGGCCCCGCTACACGCCGGTGATGCGCGTGCTGGCCGAGCAGCCGAGTGCGACCATTGGGGAGCTGGCGGCCGTGGCCGGCCTCACGCAGCCCGCCGCGACGCAGACAGTGGCCTTGATGGTGAAGAAGGGCCTGCTGACGGTGGCCGCCGGCGGCGAAGACGGCAGGCAGCGCGTGGTGCGCCTCAGCGCCGCAGGCGCAGCGATGCTGCCGCGCCTGCGGGTGTGCTGGCTAGCGACCAAATCCGCGGCCGACAGCCTCGATGCGGAACTGGCGTTTCCCTTGTCCACCTGCCTCGCACAGGCGATCGCCGTACTCGAGACGCGCTCCTTCGGCGCGCGCATCCGCGACGGCAGGCCGCTCCCGGATACCCGCTCTGACGCAGGCACGGCAACCCCTGACGCTAAATCCGAATGA
- a CDS encoding S41 family peptidase has translation MSGRKKFVSAVVLSSMLSFSAFAAEDTPLNASARAAIVQTLVTKMNANYIEPAVAERVGSAIARKNTEGGYASAASVKAFSEALAKDLRELSGDLHFGAAFYEGLRERSATPELPSRAKMEEWREQTARRGYDIEKIERLPGNIGYIELRGFGGPEFVGAAYTAAMSLMAGTDALILDLRRNGGGSPASVAYLMSHFFPLGDERHLIDMYDRPTGATRQFWTVKTIAQRYDKPVYVLTSARTFSGGEDFSYGIQAQKRGTVVGETTGGGSNPVSWFNVGQDIIVAIPTARATNAVTKTNWEHVGVKPDIAVPAAQALQTAHVAILRMLASSAKEGNERKELQRVLVMAEKGESEKPVYTLRGER, from the coding sequence ATGTCAGGTAGAAAGAAGTTTGTCTCGGCAGTCGTGCTGAGCAGCATGTTGTCGTTTTCCGCCTTTGCGGCGGAGGATACTCCGTTGAACGCGTCCGCCCGCGCTGCGATCGTGCAGACACTGGTGACGAAAATGAATGCGAACTACATCGAGCCAGCGGTGGCTGAACGGGTCGGCAGTGCGATCGCCAGGAAAAATACCGAAGGAGGTTATGCGAGCGCCGCCAGCGTGAAGGCGTTCAGCGAGGCGCTGGCGAAGGACTTGCGCGAATTGAGCGGCGACTTGCATTTCGGCGCCGCGTTTTATGAAGGTCTTCGCGAGCGCAGCGCCACCCCCGAACTGCCCAGCCGGGCCAAGATGGAAGAATGGCGCGAGCAGACCGCGCGGCGAGGCTATGACATCGAGAAGATCGAACGCCTTCCCGGCAACATCGGCTATATCGAGCTGCGCGGCTTCGGCGGCCCGGAATTCGTCGGCGCGGCGTACACGGCGGCGATGTCGCTCATGGCGGGGACGGATGCGCTGATCCTCGACCTGCGCCGTAACGGCGGCGGCAGCCCGGCCAGCGTGGCTTACCTGATGAGTCATTTCTTTCCGCTCGGCGACGAGCGCCACCTGATCGACATGTACGACCGCCCGACAGGTGCGACGCGGCAGTTCTGGACCGTGAAGACGATCGCACAGCGTTACGACAAGCCCGTGTACGTGCTGACCTCGGCCCGCACGTTTTCCGGCGGCGAGGATTTTTCCTATGGCATCCAGGCGCAGAAGCGCGGCACGGTGGTCGGAGAAACCACCGGCGGCGGTTCCAATCCCGTGAGCTGGTTCAACGTGGGACAGGACATCATAGTCGCGATCCCGACCGCGCGCGCGACCAATGCCGTCACCAAAACCAACTGGGAGCACGTCGGCGTGAAACCGGACATCGCCGTGCCGGCTGCGCAGGCGCTGCAGACGGCGCACGTCGCCATCCTGCGCATGCTGGCGTCATCGGCCAAGGAGGGCAACGAGCGCAAGGAACTGCAGCGCGTGCTTGTGATGGCTGAGAAAGGGGAGTCCGAGAAGCCGGTCTACACGCTCAGAGGCGAGCGTTAA